Proteins from one Coffea arabica cultivar ET-39 chromosome 8c, Coffea Arabica ET-39 HiFi, whole genome shotgun sequence genomic window:
- the LOC113706185 gene encoding expansin-like B1: MTFALSHCCIFLCILVLLPVTCYSGDVFLSARATFYGSAGALGTPSGACGFGEYGKTVNNGEVCGVSKLYQNGTGCGACYQVRCKHPQYCTEEGTTVVVTDFAIGHGTDFVLSFEAFVKLARTNMGRLLIALGVIDAEYKRVPCQYPGTNVKVKVHEKSRYPDYLAIVILYQGGESDITAVEIYEESSKKWKAMRRAFGAVWDISNPPKGALTFRFQASGSAGVKWVEPKKVIPSEWRAGIIIDTAVQLN, encoded by the exons ATGACTTTTGCACTCAGTCACTGCTGCATTTTCCTCTGCATATTGGTACTACTGCCAGTTACCTGTTACAGCGGTGATGTATTCTTATCCGCTCGGGCAACTTTTTATGGTAGTGCTGGTGCCTTGGGGACTCCAT CTGGAGCTTGTGGTTTTGGAGAATATGGTAAAACAGTCAACAATGGTGAGGTTTGTGGTGTCTCCAAGCTATACCAGAATGGAACTGGCTGTGGCGCATGCTATCAG GTGAGGTGCAAACATCCACAATATTGCACTGAAGAGGGAACGACGGTGGTGGTGACAGACTTTGCAATAGGACACGGCACAGATTTTGTCCTAAGCTTTGAGGCCTTCGTAAAATTGGCACGTACAAACATGGGTAGACTGCTGATAGCACTTGGGGTGATTGATGCAGAATACAAAAGGGTTCCTTGCCAATACCCAGGGACCAATGTCAAGGTGAAGGTTCATGAGAAAAGCAGATACCCTGACTACCTTGCCATTGTCATCCTGTATCAAGGCGGCGAAAGTGACATCACAGCAGTTGAAATCTATGAG GAATCCAGCAAGAAATGGAAGGCCATGAGGAGGGCCTTTGGAGCAGTATGGGACATATCTAACCCACCCAAAGGTGCACTTACGTTCAGGTTCCAAGCAAGTGGCAGCGCTGGAGTAAAATGGGTGGAGCCGAAAAAGGTTATTCCCAGTGAATGGAGGGCAGGGATTATCATTGACACGGCTGTGCAGCTCAACTGA
- the LOC113707196 gene encoding uncharacterized protein, which yields MVCLLNGGLSDGNPNKRSLESGYHPSNSGNASNYKSRKVSAVRDFPPMCGPNTQPHLEAKDNSALPVSDVAVGEPNGVKIETEVQNQPHERMKSPARVDANGIGTSTNGVHSETKVETQAHELIKIKNEMETDQSGKLSNLEDLENGVLVSSDNAPAALEANCVKDESQVDTQSHELGGGLHGVEGNGSLDKLVEKVVAGFTDSLDDGVKKMALDVKPAGMELMKEVERKTILVGPSKGEVNGREAEAAVMELDKKDITTLVRSIGEDVVKPTVEIDHVVHREVSIKDGSVPSPKNKFRTRRVSAIRDFPPFCGRNAPVPSMQESLKITSGESLLGMDKVNMEKRMMEVSKDGADSKALKDGADSRTSVEILPAKVQKDTLEKVETGVEVAALEESITFGGKPAKGNVQVDDIRGSQARGVVSLPKDVSDATILKEAAEGQGSISKAPDLFEGENTRDRMALDDSTGSGHEDDPATVTGLHAAPHCPLRLGKVPLSSSVEKTRGKDNEGNLTWRSKAKAFAKKTIVNTESSERSSLKKVAVSVRKGADGNFGAIVRDEGIYRSEDDKSPKGSTTGSRVDVNLPPFGPSSSNGDARNRVRETLRLFQALCRKILQGEESRPEEDATLKRPEKTRRIDLLAAKIIKEKGKEVNTGKQYLGAVPGVEVGDEFQYRVELAIVGIHRLYQAGIDYMKHNGVLVATSIVASGAYDDDMENADVLIYSGQGGNIVGKDKQPEDQKLERGNLALWNCVSTKNPVRVIRGSKEKASDSLDSRAKVVTSYIYDGLYTVEKCRKETGTYGKLVFMFELKRIPGQPELAWKEVKKSKKSRVRQGVCIDDIAGGQETFPVCAVNTIDSEKPQQFNYIRKMKYPDWFRLVSPKGCDCTGKCSDSRKCYCAQRNGGGIPYNRNGAIVEAKPLVFECGPHCKCPPTCYNRVSQHGIKIQLEIFKTKSRGWGVRSLYSIPSGSFICEYAGELLEDKEAELRAGSDEYLFDIGKNYSEGSINSDGLGNSSEAVEEGGYTIDAAKYGNIGRFINHSCSPNLYAQDVLYDHADKRVPHVMLFAADNIPPLQELTYHYNYGVGQVHDSKGNIKVKSCYCGSTECIGRMY from the coding sequence ATGGTGTGCTTGTTGAATGGTGGATTGTCTGACGGGAACCCAAACAAGCGGTCATTGGAGAGTGGGTATCACCCTTCGAACTCTGGAAATGCATCTAACTACAAGTCCAGGAAGGTTTCAGCTGTTCGGGATTTTCCTCCTATGTGTGGTCCAAATACTCAGCCTCATTTAGAAGCCAAAGACAATAGTGCGTTGCCAGTTAGTGATGTTGCTGTTGGAGAGCCTAATGGTGTTAAAATTGAAACTGAGGTCCAGAATCAACCTCATGAAAGGATGAAAAGTCCAGCTAGGGTGGATGCGAATGGAATTGGGACATCAACTAATGGCGTTCATAGTGAAACTAAGGTTGAGACTCAGGCTCATGAATTAATCAAGATTAAAAATGAGATGGAAACTGATCAATCTGGAAAGCTGTCCAATTTGGAAGATCTAGAAAATGGGGTTTTGGTGAGCAGTGATAATGCTCCTGCAGCTTTAGAGGCCAATTGTGTTAAAGATGAAAGTCAGGTGGATACTCAGTCTCATGAACTGGGAGGGGGTTTACATGGGGTGGAAGGGAATGGATCTCTGGATAAgttggtggaaaaagtggtggCTGGCTTTACTGATAGTTTGGATGATGGGGTCAAGAAAATGGCGTTGGATGTAAAGCCTGCAGGAATGGAGTTGATGAAGGAGGTTGAAAGGAAAACCATTTTGGTGGGACCCTCAAAGGGAGAGGTAAATGGAAGGGAGGCTGAGGCAGCAGTGATGGAATTGGACAAGAAAGATATTACGACTTTGGTGAGGAGCATAGGTGAAGATGTAGTAAAACCTACTGTTGAAATTGATCACGTGGTTCACAGGGAGGTTTCTATTAAAGATGGCTCTGTCCCGAGTCCAAAGAACAAATTCCGCACAAGAAGAGTTTCAGCTATTCGTGACTTTCCTCCATTCTGTGGAAGAAATGCTCCTGTACCGTCTATGCAGGAGAGCCTAAAAATTACTTCTGGGGAGAGTTTGCTGGGGATGGACAAGGTTAATATGGAAAAGAGGATGATGGAAGTGTCGAAGGATGGTGCGGATAGCAAGGCATTGAAGGATGGTGCAGATAGCAGGACATCTGTGGAGATATTGCCTGCTAAGGTACAAAAGGACACATTGGAAAAAGTGGAGACTGGTGTTGAAGTTGCTGCTCTAGAAGAATCAATCACTTTTGGTGGCAAACCAGCAAAAGGAAATGTTCAGGTTGATGATATCCGGGGAAGTCAAGCAAGAGGAGTGGTGTCTCTGCCCAAGGATGTTTCTGATGCTACAATCCTTAAGGAAGCCGCGGAAGGTCAAGGCTCTATAAGTAAGGCGCCTGATCTGTTTGAAGGTGAGAACACCCGTGATAGAATGGCTCTGGATGATAGCACTGGTTCAGGACATGAAGATGATCCTGCAACAGTGACTGGTCTGCATGCTGCACCACATTGTCCTTTGAGGCTGGGTAAAGTGCCCCTAAGTTCTAGTGTTGAAAAAACCCGAGGCAAGGATAATGAAGGCAATTTAACATGGCGAAGCAAGGCCAAAGCTTTTGCTAAGAAAACCATTGTCAATACTGAGTCTTCAGAAAGGTCATCTCTGAAGAAGGTTGCTGTTTCTGTTCGCAAGGGTGCAGATGGTAATTTTGGTGCAATTGTTAGGGATGAGGGAATTTATAGATCAGAAGATGATAAGTCACCTAAAGGTTCTACTACTGGTTCCAGGGTTGACGTGAATTTGCCTCCTTTTGGTCCAAGTTCAAGCAATGGTGATGCTCGTAATAGAGTTAGAGAGACCCTGCGCCTGTTTCAAGCATTGTGTAGAAAAATCTTGCAGGGAGAAGAGTCGAGGCCGGAAGAAGATGCAACATTGAAGCGGCCAGAGAAAACCAGGAGGATTGATCTTCTAGCAGCAAAGATTataaaagagaaaggaaaagaagttAATACTGGCAAACAATATTTGGGGGCAGTTCCAGGAGTTGAAGTGGGTGACGAGTTCCAGTACAGAGTGGAGCTTGCCATTGTTGGGATTCATCGTTTATACCAGGCTGGCATAGATTACATGAAGCACAATGGAGTGCTTGTTGCAACTAGTATTGTTGCATCAGGGGCATATGATGATGATATGGAGAATGCTGATGTCCTAATATATTCTGGGCAAGGAGGAAATATAGTTGGCAAAGATAAGCAACCAGAGGACCAGAAGCTTGAAAGAGGTAACTTGGCATTGTGGAATTGTGTCTCCACTAAAAATCCTGTGCGTGTAATTCGTGGATCCAAAGAGAAGGCTTCTGATTCGCTGGACTCAAGGGCTAAGGTAGTCACGTCATACATTTATGATGGCTTGTATACTGTGGAGAAGTGTAGGAAAGAAACTGGGACATATGGTAAACTAGTGTTTATGTTTGAATTGAAGAGAATCCCAGGCCAGCCGGAGCTTGCATGGAAAGAGGTAAAGAAGTCCAAAAAATCTAGAGTGCGGCAGGGGGTTTGCATTGATGACATTGCAGGGGGACAGGAGACATTTCCCGTATGTGCTGTGAACACAATTGACAGTGAGAAACCCCAACAGTTTAATTACATTAGAAAGATGAAATATCCTGATTGGTTCCGGCTAGTTTCTCCTAAAGGCTGTGATTGTACTGGTAAATGCTCTGATTCTCGAAAATGCTATTGTGCACAAAGAAATGGAGGAGGGATCCCATATAATCGTAATGGGGCTATAGTAGAAGCAAAACCTCTTGTCTTTGAATGTGGACCTCATTGCAAATGCCCTCCTACATGCTATAACAGAGTCAGCCAGCATGGTATCAAAATTCAGCTTGAGATCTTCAAGACTAAGTCAAGGGGCTGGGGAGTAAGGTCCTTGTATTCTATTCCTTCAGGAAGTTTTATTTGTGAATATGCTGGGGAGCTTCTTGAGGACAAGGAAGCTGAACTAAGAGCAGGAAGTGACGAATATTTGTTTGACATTGGAAAGAATTACAGCGAGGGTTCAATCAATTCCGATGGATTAGGAAATTCAAGCGAAGCTGTAGAAGAAGGTGGCTATACCATTGATGCAGCAAAGTATGGCAATATCGGGAGGTTCATAAATCATAGTTGTTCACCCAACCTTTATGCTCAGGATGTGCTCTATGATCATGCTGACAAAAGAGTGCCCCACGTAATGCTTTTTGCGGCGGACAACATTCCTCCATTGCAGGAGCTAACTTACCATTACAATTATGGTGTGGGTCAGGTTCATGATTCCAAAGGAAATATCAAGGTAAAGAGTTGCTATTGTGGTTCTACAGAATGTATTGGTAGGATGTATTAG